Proteins from one Mesotoga infera genomic window:
- a CDS encoding ABC transporter permease, which produces MKRKRVSLYIGISIIASLLAMMLVSLFYTPYPVTEMNRNERFAPPSAKHPLGTDNFGRDVLSRIMKGSQTAFLVGLIAVSVGGIFGVIIGAIAGYFGGILDEFIMRLMDAMMAFPGILFALMFVSIFGVGIRNTIIAIGIMSIPSFARITRSGFIQHKEFEYVKNARVKGVSNLRIMFSHIFPNVLSPIIVAASMGFSSAVLSEAALSYLGLGIQPPDPSWGRMLNESQSFIALSPWYTIAPGVFITLIVLGFNFLGDGIADLQDRQQ; this is translated from the coding sequence ATGAAGAGAAAGAGAGTGAGTCTTTACATAGGAATATCCATAATCGCTTCGTTGCTCGCAATGATGCTGGTGAGTCTTTTCTACACGCCGTATCCGGTAACGGAGATGAACCGTAACGAAAGGTTTGCCCCTCCCTCCGCCAAACACCCACTGGGAACCGACAACTTCGGGAGAGATGTTCTCAGCAGGATCATGAAAGGTTCACAAACGGCCTTCTTAGTGGGTCTGATCGCGGTATCGGTGGGAGGTATATTCGGGGTTATCATAGGCGCCATTGCCGGTTATTTTGGCGGGATACTTGATGAATTCATAATGAGGCTGATGGACGCGATGATGGCCTTTCCGGGAATTCTCTTCGCCCTGATGTTCGTCTCAATCTTCGGGGTCGGTATAAGAAACACGATCATAGCGATAGGTATCATGTCGATTCCCTCTTTCGCAAGGATAACCAGGAGTGGATTCATTCAGCACAAAGAGTTCGAATACGTTAAAAACGCACGGGTCAAGGGTGTCTCGAACTTAAGGATAATGTTCAGCCACATATTTCCGAACGTGCTGTCTCCTATAATTGTAGCGGCCTCGATGGGCTTTTCCAGCGCCGTTCTTTCGGAGGCGGCCCTGAGTTATCTGGGTCTTGGGATTCAGCCGCCCGATCCTAGCTGGGGCAGGATGCTCAACGAGTCGCAGTCCTTCATAGCTCTCAGTCCATGGTACACCATAGCGCCGGGGGTCTTCATAACACTGATAGTTCTTGGCTTCAATTTCCTGGGCGACGGTATCGCCGATCTCCAGGACAGGCAGCAGTAG
- a CDS encoding ABC transporter ATP-binding protein has translation MRDLKISFTTAKGDFPAVRGISFDIGRNSIVGLVGESGCGKSVTALAIMRLLPSNAQLSGTIDFSGRNIVAMHEEEIRKLRGSEISMIFQEPLTSLNPLWKVGRQIDENLKMHTKMSGGERFRSVVDIMRDVGLPDPERLYHKYPHELSGGMRQRIAIAIAIACRPSLIIADEPTTALDVTIQAQILQLLKDINREKGSSIIFISHNFGIIREICTSVCVMYAGHLVEVAPTEKLFCGPEHPYTIGLMKAIPKIDSKGRELYDIPGKVPSITDALTGCPFEPRCEYAFERCKRELPQFKALGDQHESRCFLAGELR, from the coding sequence GTGAGGGATCTAAAGATCTCCTTCACCACGGCTAAGGGTGACTTCCCGGCGGTCAGGGGGATCTCCTTCGACATCGGTAGAAACTCCATCGTTGGCCTGGTCGGTGAATCGGGATGCGGCAAGAGCGTGACAGCCCTGGCCATCATGAGACTCCTTCCAAGTAACGCCCAACTCTCTGGTACGATCGACTTTTCCGGCAGGAATATCGTCGCGATGCATGAGGAAGAGATAAGAAAACTGCGCGGAAGCGAGATCTCAATGATCTTCCAGGAACCGTTGACCTCACTAAATCCCCTATGGAAAGTCGGTAGACAGATCGACGAGAACCTGAAAATGCACACCAAAATGAGCGGCGGTGAGAGGTTTCGAAGCGTTGTCGATATCATGAGAGACGTGGGATTACCAGACCCGGAGAGACTATACCATAAATACCCGCACGAACTGTCCGGCGGAATGCGCCAGAGGATAGCCATCGCCATAGCGATAGCCTGCAGGCCGTCCCTGATAATTGCAGATGAGCCGACGACGGCGCTCGACGTTACGATCCAGGCACAGATACTCCAGCTGCTGAAAGATATAAACAGAGAGAAGGGATCCTCCATCATCTTCATCTCCCACAACTTCGGTATAATAAGAGAGATATGCACTTCAGTCTGCGTGATGTACGCCGGGCATCTGGTGGAGGTCGCCCCGACCGAAAAGCTCTTCTGTGGACCGGAGCATCCATACACGATAGGGCTCATGAAGGCAATTCCGAAAATCGATTCCAAAGGGAGGGAGCTTTACGACATCCCCGGTAAAGTACCGTCGATAACCGACGCGCTTACCGGTTGTCCCTTCGAGCCCAGATGTGAATACGCCTTCGAAAGGTGTAAACGTGAGTTGCCACAATTCAAAGCTCTCGGAGATCAACATGAAT